A single genomic interval of Pseudorca crassidens isolate mPseCra1 chromosome 19, mPseCra1.hap1, whole genome shotgun sequence harbors:
- the GRIN2C gene encoding glutamate receptor ionotropic, NMDA 2C isoform X1, with amino-acid sequence MARHRGESGGRREPQEGGAGGPGPSGTGPGVWTRAGGEEDPPVDMGGALGPVLLLTSLLGAWAGLGPGQGEQAVTVAVVFGSSGPLEAQARIRLTPQSFLDLPLEIQPLTVGVNNTNPSSLLTQICGLLGTARVHGIVFEDNVDTEAVAQILDFISFQTHVPILSISGGSAVVLTPKEPGSAFLQLGVSLEQQLQVLFKVLEEYDWSAFAVITSLHPGHTLFLKSVRAVADANYVGWRLLDVLTLELGPGGTRAHTQRLLRQIDAPVLVAYCSREEAEVLFAEAAQAGLVGPGHVWLVPNLALGSTDAPPAAFPVGLISVVTESWRLSLRQKVRDGVAILALGAHGYRRQHGTLPAPAGECRGHPGPVSPARKAFYRHLLNVTWEGRDFSFSPGGYLVQPTMVVIALNRHRLWEMVGRWDHGVLHMKYPVWPRYSASLQPVVDSRHLTVATLEERPFVIVESPDPGTGGCVPNTVPCRRHGNHTFSSGDTAPYTKLCCKGFCIDILKKLAKVVKFSYDLYLVTNGKHGKRVRGVWNGMIGEVYYKRADMAIGSLTINEERSEIVDFSVPFVETGISVMVARSNGTVSPSAFLEPYSPAVWVMMFVMCLTVVAITVFMFEYFSPVSYNQNLTSGKKSGGPSFTIGKSVWLLWALVFNNSVPIENPRGTTSKIMVLVWAFFAVIFLASYTANLAAFMIQEQYIDTVSGLSDKKFQRPQDQYPPFRFGTVPNGSTERNIRSNYRDMHTHMVKFNQRSVEDALSSLKMGKLDAFIYDAAVLNYMAGKDEGCKLVTIGSGKVFATTGYGIAMQKDSHWKRAIDLALLQFLGDGETQKLETVWLSGICQNEKNEVMSSKLDIDNMAGVFYMLLVAMGLALLVFAWEHLVYRKLRHSVPNASRLDFLLAFSRGIYSCFSGVQSLASPARPPSPDLTAGSAQVSVLKMLQAARDIVTTAGVSSSLDRATRTIESWGGGRRAPPPPACPSPRPPTPGPTPEPSPTGCGPPGGGRTALGRRAPQPPGRPPTPGSSLPDVSQVSGRPAWEARWPSLTGRGGRHLSASERRALPERPQSPERCHYSSFPRADRSGCPFLPLFPETPEPEDLPLLGPEQLARREALLRAAWARGSRPRHASLPSSVTEAFARPSSEPSRCARPACGRWTQAQSMRLPSYREACQERVWAGAPPWPHGQHACLHAHAHLPLCWGAVCPHLPPCVSHGPWLPGAWGPPGHRGRTLGLSTEYRDTGGLEEVSRVACGMHGFPRPCNWRRISSLESEV; translated from the exons ATGGCGCGGCACCGGGGAGAGTCTGGTGGACGCAGGGAACCCCAGGAAGGGGGCGCCGGGGGACCGGGACCCTCGGGGACCGGGCCTGGGGTTTGGACCCGGGCGGGCGGAGAAGAG GACCCTCCAGTGGACATGGGTGGGGCCCTGGGGCCGGTCCTGCTACTCACCTCACTCCTCGgtgcctgggcagggctgggcccggGGCAGGGCGAGCAGGCTGTGACGGTGGCCGTGGTGTTTGGCAGCTCGGGGCCACTGGAGGCCCAGGCCCGTATCCGCCTCACCCCCCAGAGCTTCCTGGACCTGCCCCTGGAGATCCAGCCACTCACCGTGGGTGTCAACAACACCAACCCCAGCAGCCTTCTCACCCAGATCTGCGGGCTCCTGGGCACTGCCCGAGTCCACGGCATCGTCTTTGAGGACAACGTGGACACCGAGGCCGTGGCCCAGATCCTCGACTTCATCTCCTTCCAGACCCACGTGCCTATCCTCAGCATCAGTGGGGGCTCTGCTGTGGTCCTCACCCCCAAG GAGCCGGGCTCCGCCTTCCTGCAGCTGGGCGTGTCCCTGGAGCAGCAGCTGCAGGTGCTGTTCAAGGTGCTGGAGGAGTACGACTGGAGCGCGTTCGCCGTGATCACCAGCCTGCACCCGGGCCACACGCTCTTCCTCAAGAGCGTGCGCGCCGTCGCCGACGCCAACTACGTGGGCTGGCGGCTGCTGGACGTGCTCACGCTGGAGCTGGGCCCCGGCGGGACGCGCGCCCACACCCAGCGCCTGCTGCGCCAGATCGACGCCCCGGTGCTGGTGGCCTACTGCTCGCGCGAGGAGGCCGAGGTGCTCTTTGCCGAGGCGGCCCAGGCCGGCCTGGTGGGGCCCGGTCACGTGTGGCTGGTGCCCAACCTGGCGCTAGGCAGCACCGACGCGCCCCCCGCCGCCTTCCCCGTGGGCCTCATCAGCGTCGTCACCGAGAGCTGGCGCCTCAGCCTGCGCCAGAAAGTCCGCGACGGCGTGGCCATCCTGGCCCTCGGCGCCCACGGCTACCGGCGCCAGCACGGCACCCTGCCCGCCCCGGCTGGGGAGTGCCGCGGCCACCCTGGGCCTGTCAGCCCTGCCCGGAAGGCCTTCTACAG GCACCTACTGAATGTCACCTGGGAGGGCCGGGACTTCTCCTTCAGTCCTGGTGGGTACCTGGTCCAGCCCACCATGGTGGTGATCGCCCTCAACCGGCACCGCCTCTGGGAGATG GTGGGGCGCTGGGACCATGGTGTCCTCCACATGAAGTACCCGGTGTGGCCTCGCTACAGTGCTTCCCTGCAGCCCGTGGTGGACAGCCGGCACCTGACGGTGGCCACGCTGGAAGAGCGACCCTTTGTCATCGTGGAGAGCCCCGACCCTGGCACAGGCGGCTGCGTGCCCAACACTGTGCCCTGCCGCCGGCATGGCAACCACACCTTCAG cagtggtGACACGGCCCCCTACACCAAGCTTTGCTGTAAGGGCTTCTGCATCGACATCCTCAAGAAGCTGGCCAAGGTGGTCAAGTTCTCCTACGACCTGTACCTGGTGACCAACGGCAAGCATGGCAAGAGGGTGCGCGGCGTGTGGAACGGCATGATCGGGGAG GTGTACTACAAGCGGGCAGACATGGCCATTGGCTCCCTCACCATCAATGAGGAGCGCTCCGAGATCGTGGACTTCTCTGTGCCCTTCGTGGAGACGGgcatcagtgtgatggtggctcGCAGCAACGGCACCGTCTCCCCCTCGGCCTTCCTGG AGCCCTACAGCCCTGCTGTGTGGGTAATGATGTTTGTCATGTGCCTCACCGTGGTGGCCATAACCGTCTTCATGTTCGAGTACTTCAGCCCCGTCAGCTACAACCAGAACCTCACCAGCGGCAAGA AGTCTGGGGGCCCGTCCTTCACCATCGGCAAGTCTGTGTGGCTTCTCTGGGCACTGGTCTTCAACAACTCGGTGCCCATCGAGAACCCCCGGGGCACCACCAGCAAGATCATGGTCCTGGTCTGGGCTTTCTTCGCCGTCATCTTCCTCGCCAGCTACACCGCCAACCTGGCCGCCTTCATGATTCAGGAGCAGTACATCGACACTGTGTCTGGCCTCAGTGACAAGAAG TTCCAGCGGCCTCAGGATCAGTACCCGCCCTTCCGCTTCGGCACCGTGCCCAACGGCAGCACGGAGCGGAACATTCGCAGCAACTACCGCGACATGCACACCCACATGGTCAAGTTCAACCAGCGCTCAGTGGAGGACGCGCTTAGCAGCCTCAAGATGGG GAAGCTGGATGCCTTCATCTATGACGCTGCTGTCCTCAACTACATGGCGGGCAAGGACGAGGGCTGCAAGCTGGTCACCATTGGCTCTGGCAAGGTCTTTGCCACCACTGGCTACGGCATCGCCATGCAGAAGGACTCCCACTGGAAGCGGGCCATAGACCTGGCGCTCCTGCAGTTCCTGGGGGACG GGGAGACCCAGAAGCTGGAGACGGTGTGGCTCTCGGGGATCTGCCAGAACGAGAAGAACGAGGTGATGAGCAGCAAGCTAGACATCGATAACATGGCCGGCGTCTTCTACATGCTGCTCGTGGCCATGGGGCTGGCCCTGCTGGTCTTCGCCTGGGAGCATCTGGTCTACCGGAAGCTGCGCCACTCGGTGCCCAACGCGTCCCGGCTGGACTTCCTGCTGGCCTTCAGCAGG GGCATCTACAGCTGCTTTAGCGGGGTGCAGAGCCTGGCCAGCCCCGCGCGGCCGCCCAGCCCGGACCTCACCGCCGGCTCGGCCCAGGTCAGCGTGCTCAAGATGCTGCAGGCGGCGCGCGACATCGTGACCACGGCGGGCGTGAGCAGCTCCCTGGACCGCGCCACGCGCACCATCGAGAGCTGGGGCGGCGGCCGCCGTgcgcccccgccgcccgcctgCCCCAGTCCGCGGCCGCCCACCCCCGGCCCGACCCCCGAGCCGAGCCCCACGGGCTGCGGGCCGCCGGGCGGGGGCCGCACCGCGCTAGGGCGTAGGGCCCCGCAGCCCCCGGGCCGCCCCCCGACGCCCGGGTCCTCCCTACCCGACGTCTCCCAGGTGTCCGGCCGGCCGGCCTGGGAGGCGCGGTGGCCGTCGCTGACCGGGCGCGGCGGGCGGCACCTCTCGGCCTCCGAGCGGCGCGCGCTCCCGGAGCGCCCTCAGTCGCCCGAGCGCTGTCACTACAGCTCCTTCCCTCGAGCCGACCGGTCAGGGTGCCCCTTCCTTCCGCTCTTCCCGGAGACCCCCGAGCCCGAGGACCTGCCGCTGCTCGGGCCGGAGCAGCTGGCCCGGCGGGAGGCTCTCCTGCGCGCGGCCTGGGCCCGAGGTTCGCGCCCGCGCCACGCTTCCCTGCCCAGCTCGGTGACCGAGGCCTTCGCCCGGCCCAGCTCGGAGCCCTCCCGGTGTGCCCGCCCGGCCTGCGGGCGCTGGACGCAGGCGCAGTCGATGCGGCTGCCGTCCTACCGGGAGGCCTGCCAGGAGCGGGTGTGGGCAGGAGCCCCCCCCTGGCCGCATGGACAGCACGCCTGCCTCCACGCCCATGCCCACCTGCCGCTTTGCTGGGGGGCTGTctgccctcacctcccacccTGTGTCAGCCACGGCCCCTGGCTTCCTGGGGCTTGGGGGCCTCCGGGGCACAGGGGCAGGACTCTGGGGCTGAGCACAGAATACAGGGACACTGGGGGGCTGGAAGAGGTCAGTAGGGTGGCCTGTGGGATGCACGGCTTCCCCCGACCGTGCAACTGGAGGCGGATCTCCAGCTTGGAATCGGAAGTGTGA
- the GRIN2C gene encoding glutamate receptor ionotropic, NMDA 2C isoform X4 — protein MGGALGPVLLLTSLLGAWAGLGPGQGEQAVTVAVVFGSSGPLEAQARIRLTPQSFLDLPLEIQPLTVGVNNTNPSSLLTQICGLLGTARVHGIVFEDNVDTEAVAQILDFISFQTHVPILSISGGSAVVLTPKEPGSAFLQLGVSLEQQLQVLFKVLEEYDWSAFAVITSLHPGHTLFLKSVRAVADANYVGWRLLDVLTLELGPGGTRAHTQRLLRQIDAPVLVAYCSREEAEVLFAEAAQAGLVGPGHVWLVPNLALGSTDAPPAAFPVGLISVVTESWRLSLRQKVRDGVAILALGAHGYRRQHGTLPAPAGECRGHPGPVSPARKAFYRHLLNVTWEGRDFSFSPGGYLVQPTMVVIALNRHRLWEMVGRWDHGVLHMKYPVWPRYSASLQPVVDSRHLTVATLEERPFVIVESPDPGTGGCVPNTVPCRRHGNHTFSSGDTAPYTKLCCKGFCIDILKKLAKVVKFSYDLYLVTNGKHGKRVRGVWNGMIGEVYYKRADMAIGSLTINEERSEIVDFSVPFVETGISVMVARSNGTVSPSAFLEPYSPAVWVMMFVMCLTVVAITVFMFEYFSPVSYNQNLTSGKKSGGPSFTIGKSVWLLWALVFNNSVPIENPRGTTSKIMVLVWAFFAVIFLASYTANLAAFMIQEQYIDTVSGLSDKKFQRPQDQYPPFRFGTVPNGSTERNIRSNYRDMHTHMVKFNQRSVEDALSSLKMGKLDAFIYDAAVLNYMAGKDEGCKLVTIGSGKVFATTGYGIAMQKDSHWKRAIDLALLQFLGDGETQKLETVWLSGICQNEKNEVMSSKLDIDNMAGVFYMLLVAMGLALLVFAWEHLVYRKLRHSVPNASRLDFLLAFSRGIYSCFSGVQSLASPARPPSPDLTAGSAQVSVLKMLQAARDIVTTAGVSSSLDRATRTIESWGGGRRAPPPPACPSPRPPTPGPTPEPSPTGCGPPGGGRTALGRRAPQPPGRPPTPGSSLPDVSQVSGRPAWEARWPSLTGRGGRHLSASERRALPERPQSPERCHYSSFPRADRSGCPFLPLFPETPEPEDLPLLGPEQLARREALLRAAWARGSRPRHASLPSSVTEAFARPSSEPSRCARPACGRWTQAQSMRLPSYREACQERVWAGAPPWPHGQHACLHAHAHLPLCWGAVCPHLPPCVSHGPWLPGAWGPPGHRGRTLGLSTEYRDTGGLEEVSRVACGMHGFPRPCNWRRISSLESEV, from the exons ATGGGTGGGGCCCTGGGGCCGGTCCTGCTACTCACCTCACTCCTCGgtgcctgggcagggctgggcccggGGCAGGGCGAGCAGGCTGTGACGGTGGCCGTGGTGTTTGGCAGCTCGGGGCCACTGGAGGCCCAGGCCCGTATCCGCCTCACCCCCCAGAGCTTCCTGGACCTGCCCCTGGAGATCCAGCCACTCACCGTGGGTGTCAACAACACCAACCCCAGCAGCCTTCTCACCCAGATCTGCGGGCTCCTGGGCACTGCCCGAGTCCACGGCATCGTCTTTGAGGACAACGTGGACACCGAGGCCGTGGCCCAGATCCTCGACTTCATCTCCTTCCAGACCCACGTGCCTATCCTCAGCATCAGTGGGGGCTCTGCTGTGGTCCTCACCCCCAAG GAGCCGGGCTCCGCCTTCCTGCAGCTGGGCGTGTCCCTGGAGCAGCAGCTGCAGGTGCTGTTCAAGGTGCTGGAGGAGTACGACTGGAGCGCGTTCGCCGTGATCACCAGCCTGCACCCGGGCCACACGCTCTTCCTCAAGAGCGTGCGCGCCGTCGCCGACGCCAACTACGTGGGCTGGCGGCTGCTGGACGTGCTCACGCTGGAGCTGGGCCCCGGCGGGACGCGCGCCCACACCCAGCGCCTGCTGCGCCAGATCGACGCCCCGGTGCTGGTGGCCTACTGCTCGCGCGAGGAGGCCGAGGTGCTCTTTGCCGAGGCGGCCCAGGCCGGCCTGGTGGGGCCCGGTCACGTGTGGCTGGTGCCCAACCTGGCGCTAGGCAGCACCGACGCGCCCCCCGCCGCCTTCCCCGTGGGCCTCATCAGCGTCGTCACCGAGAGCTGGCGCCTCAGCCTGCGCCAGAAAGTCCGCGACGGCGTGGCCATCCTGGCCCTCGGCGCCCACGGCTACCGGCGCCAGCACGGCACCCTGCCCGCCCCGGCTGGGGAGTGCCGCGGCCACCCTGGGCCTGTCAGCCCTGCCCGGAAGGCCTTCTACAG GCACCTACTGAATGTCACCTGGGAGGGCCGGGACTTCTCCTTCAGTCCTGGTGGGTACCTGGTCCAGCCCACCATGGTGGTGATCGCCCTCAACCGGCACCGCCTCTGGGAGATG GTGGGGCGCTGGGACCATGGTGTCCTCCACATGAAGTACCCGGTGTGGCCTCGCTACAGTGCTTCCCTGCAGCCCGTGGTGGACAGCCGGCACCTGACGGTGGCCACGCTGGAAGAGCGACCCTTTGTCATCGTGGAGAGCCCCGACCCTGGCACAGGCGGCTGCGTGCCCAACACTGTGCCCTGCCGCCGGCATGGCAACCACACCTTCAG cagtggtGACACGGCCCCCTACACCAAGCTTTGCTGTAAGGGCTTCTGCATCGACATCCTCAAGAAGCTGGCCAAGGTGGTCAAGTTCTCCTACGACCTGTACCTGGTGACCAACGGCAAGCATGGCAAGAGGGTGCGCGGCGTGTGGAACGGCATGATCGGGGAG GTGTACTACAAGCGGGCAGACATGGCCATTGGCTCCCTCACCATCAATGAGGAGCGCTCCGAGATCGTGGACTTCTCTGTGCCCTTCGTGGAGACGGgcatcagtgtgatggtggctcGCAGCAACGGCACCGTCTCCCCCTCGGCCTTCCTGG AGCCCTACAGCCCTGCTGTGTGGGTAATGATGTTTGTCATGTGCCTCACCGTGGTGGCCATAACCGTCTTCATGTTCGAGTACTTCAGCCCCGTCAGCTACAACCAGAACCTCACCAGCGGCAAGA AGTCTGGGGGCCCGTCCTTCACCATCGGCAAGTCTGTGTGGCTTCTCTGGGCACTGGTCTTCAACAACTCGGTGCCCATCGAGAACCCCCGGGGCACCACCAGCAAGATCATGGTCCTGGTCTGGGCTTTCTTCGCCGTCATCTTCCTCGCCAGCTACACCGCCAACCTGGCCGCCTTCATGATTCAGGAGCAGTACATCGACACTGTGTCTGGCCTCAGTGACAAGAAG TTCCAGCGGCCTCAGGATCAGTACCCGCCCTTCCGCTTCGGCACCGTGCCCAACGGCAGCACGGAGCGGAACATTCGCAGCAACTACCGCGACATGCACACCCACATGGTCAAGTTCAACCAGCGCTCAGTGGAGGACGCGCTTAGCAGCCTCAAGATGGG GAAGCTGGATGCCTTCATCTATGACGCTGCTGTCCTCAACTACATGGCGGGCAAGGACGAGGGCTGCAAGCTGGTCACCATTGGCTCTGGCAAGGTCTTTGCCACCACTGGCTACGGCATCGCCATGCAGAAGGACTCCCACTGGAAGCGGGCCATAGACCTGGCGCTCCTGCAGTTCCTGGGGGACG GGGAGACCCAGAAGCTGGAGACGGTGTGGCTCTCGGGGATCTGCCAGAACGAGAAGAACGAGGTGATGAGCAGCAAGCTAGACATCGATAACATGGCCGGCGTCTTCTACATGCTGCTCGTGGCCATGGGGCTGGCCCTGCTGGTCTTCGCCTGGGAGCATCTGGTCTACCGGAAGCTGCGCCACTCGGTGCCCAACGCGTCCCGGCTGGACTTCCTGCTGGCCTTCAGCAGG GGCATCTACAGCTGCTTTAGCGGGGTGCAGAGCCTGGCCAGCCCCGCGCGGCCGCCCAGCCCGGACCTCACCGCCGGCTCGGCCCAGGTCAGCGTGCTCAAGATGCTGCAGGCGGCGCGCGACATCGTGACCACGGCGGGCGTGAGCAGCTCCCTGGACCGCGCCACGCGCACCATCGAGAGCTGGGGCGGCGGCCGCCGTgcgcccccgccgcccgcctgCCCCAGTCCGCGGCCGCCCACCCCCGGCCCGACCCCCGAGCCGAGCCCCACGGGCTGCGGGCCGCCGGGCGGGGGCCGCACCGCGCTAGGGCGTAGGGCCCCGCAGCCCCCGGGCCGCCCCCCGACGCCCGGGTCCTCCCTACCCGACGTCTCCCAGGTGTCCGGCCGGCCGGCCTGGGAGGCGCGGTGGCCGTCGCTGACCGGGCGCGGCGGGCGGCACCTCTCGGCCTCCGAGCGGCGCGCGCTCCCGGAGCGCCCTCAGTCGCCCGAGCGCTGTCACTACAGCTCCTTCCCTCGAGCCGACCGGTCAGGGTGCCCCTTCCTTCCGCTCTTCCCGGAGACCCCCGAGCCCGAGGACCTGCCGCTGCTCGGGCCGGAGCAGCTGGCCCGGCGGGAGGCTCTCCTGCGCGCGGCCTGGGCCCGAGGTTCGCGCCCGCGCCACGCTTCCCTGCCCAGCTCGGTGACCGAGGCCTTCGCCCGGCCCAGCTCGGAGCCCTCCCGGTGTGCCCGCCCGGCCTGCGGGCGCTGGACGCAGGCGCAGTCGATGCGGCTGCCGTCCTACCGGGAGGCCTGCCAGGAGCGGGTGTGGGCAGGAGCCCCCCCCTGGCCGCATGGACAGCACGCCTGCCTCCACGCCCATGCCCACCTGCCGCTTTGCTGGGGGGCTGTctgccctcacctcccacccTGTGTCAGCCACGGCCCCTGGCTTCCTGGGGCTTGGGGGCCTCCGGGGCACAGGGGCAGGACTCTGGGGCTGAGCACAGAATACAGGGACACTGGGGGGCTGGAAGAGGTCAGTAGGGTGGCCTGTGGGATGCACGGCTTCCCCCGACCGTGCAACTGGAGGCGGATCTCCAGCTTGGAATCGGAAGTGTGA